In a genomic window of bacterium:
- the rhuM gene encoding RhuM family protein, protein MKGQIVLYKNRLEVRLEQDTVWLRQEQIAELFGTQRPAVTKHLSNIFKSKELQEKSVCSILEHTASDGKVYKTKFYNLDAIISVGYRVNSTRATQFRIWATNVLKRHLVDGYTINEKRLKVAEHKYNELQNSLRLLSNVLALDEVSDETKGLIQVITEYSRALDLLDEYDNNRLPIPKGTTQLKYTLTYQEARIIIDEMREKFKTSSLFGREKDKSFESSLNTIYQTYDGKELYPTIEEKSANLLYFVVKNHSFVDGNKRIAAAIFICFLQKNGILTRKDGTRRIDNNALVALTLMIATSKPSEKDAMIKVILNLLGE, encoded by the coding sequence ATGAAAGGACAAATTGTTTTATACAAGAACCGGCTTGAGGTCAGATTAGAACAGGACACAGTATGGCTGCGGCAGGAACAAATAGCCGAATTATTTGGAACTCAGCGTCCTGCGGTTACAAAGCATTTGTCTAACATATTCAAATCAAAAGAGTTGCAAGAAAAATCAGTATGTTCCATTTTGGAACATACTGCCTCCGACGGAAAAGTGTATAAGACGAAATTTTACAATCTGGATGCTATTATTTCAGTCGGTTATAGGGTCAACTCAACCCGGGCTACTCAATTCCGTATCTGGGCAACGAATGTGTTAAAAAGGCATCTTGTTGACGGGTATACTATCAATGAAAAACGACTTAAGGTTGCCGAGCATAAATATAATGAATTACAGAACTCATTGCGGTTATTAAGCAATGTTCTTGCTCTTGACGAAGTTTCTGACGAGACCAAAGGTTTGATTCAAGTTATAACTGAGTATTCCCGTGCACTTGACCTTCTGGATGAGTATGACAATAACAGATTACCTATCCCAAAAGGGACAACTCAGTTAAAATATACACTTACTTACCAGGAAGCGAGGATAATTATAGATGAGATGAGGGAAAAATTTAAAACCTCTTCACTTTTTGGACGGGAAAAAGATAAAAGTTTTGAAAGTTCGCTTAATACAATTTATCAGACTTATGATGGTAAAGAGCTTTATCCTACAATAGAAGAAAAATCGGCAAACCTATTATATTTTGTTGTCAAAAATCATAGTTTTGTGGATGGCAATAAAAGAATTGCAGCAGCGATTTTTATCTGTTTTCTACAAAAGAATGGAATTTTGACCCGTAAAGATGGGACAAGACGCATTGATAATAACGCTTTGGTTGCCTTAACCCTGATGATTGCCACAAGCAAGCCATCAGAAAAAGATGCGATGATTAAGGTCATATTAAATTTATTAGGAGAATAA